From a single Bradyrhizobium sediminis genomic region:
- a CDS encoding HesB/IscA family protein, which yields MTDMTPISPTPASKPKPRPRPQVMKLTEAAAQRIAELTRRADSEIVGLRVGIKNGGCAGQSYTVEYAHEIRPTDEVVEDKGVKILVDPKAVLFLLGTEMDYKVDKMSAQFIFNNPNQTGACGCGESVQLTPAKIVDG from the coding sequence ATGACAGATATGACGCCCATTTCTCCGACACCGGCCTCCAAGCCGAAGCCGCGTCCGCGGCCGCAGGTCATGAAACTGACCGAGGCCGCCGCGCAGCGCATTGCCGAACTCACCAGGCGCGCCGATTCCGAAATTGTGGGTCTTCGCGTCGGGATCAAGAACGGCGGCTGCGCCGGGCAATCCTACACGGTCGAATACGCCCACGAGATCCGGCCCACCGACGAGGTGGTCGAGGACAAGGGCGTCAAGATCCTGGTCGATCCCAAGGCGGTGCTGTTCCTGCTCGGAACCGAGATGGACTACAAGGTCGACAAGATGTCGGCGCAGTTCATCTTCAACAATCCGAACCAGACAGGCGCCTGCGGCTGCGGCGAATCCGTGCAACTGACGCCTGCGAAGATCGTGGACGGCTAG
- a CDS encoding TfoX/Sxy family protein produces MDRDFLIDLFSDFGPVTIRRMFSGFGISADGINFALALRSGLYFRADEATIPQFEAEGATPFQYQTRAKTVTVNSYWQLPARLFDDSEELSVWAKAALAAAQRAALRKRPKPRKPAKKAVARKAVSNKTAAGKKPASKKPEKAKSKKSSS; encoded by the coding sequence ATGGACCGCGATTTCCTGATCGATCTGTTTTCGGATTTTGGCCCGGTCACCATCCGCCGGATGTTTTCGGGCTTCGGCATTTCCGCCGACGGCATCAACTTCGCGCTCGCGCTGCGATCCGGACTCTATTTCCGGGCTGACGAGGCGACGATACCGCAGTTCGAGGCCGAGGGGGCGACGCCGTTTCAGTACCAGACGCGGGCGAAGACCGTTACCGTCAACTCGTACTGGCAGTTGCCGGCGCGGCTGTTCGACGATTCGGAGGAACTGAGCGTGTGGGCGAAGGCGGCGCTGGCGGCGGCGCAGCGCGCTGCCTTGCGCAAGCGTCCGAAGCCGCGCAAGCCGGCGAAGAAGGCGGTCGCCAGGAAAGCTGTGAGCAACAAGACGGCGGCAGGGAAGAAACCGGCGTCGAAGAAACCTGAGAAGGCGAAGAGCAAAAAGTCTTCATCCTGA
- a CDS encoding GGDEF domain-containing protein, with protein sequence MIKVLDEHERTMAFAEVALGQIKSLRQTAVPRNYEIWYVYATGYNSPLNKIINETLARNGKLTEADLEQIYETYLSQIKTTDRIDKVGSRVIGEIDDVMTLIGEALGMAASYDDSLTGATLKLSVAQKPDQIKAIVESLVKSTREMRETNKALEDRLSLSKNEISNLQQSLEAIRAESLTDPLTGLGNRKYFDRSIETAVQNALASGEPLSLLMFDIDHFKSFNDSYGHLTGDQVLRLVGMSLKQTIKGQDITARYGGEEFAVVLPNTALRQALTVADHIRRAVMAKELKKKSTGEILGRVTISVGVSMLKPGDDTDALIERADACLYAAKRNGRNRVICEVDPEYAAETQSQVQVA encoded by the coding sequence GTGATTAAGGTGCTGGACGAACATGAACGCACGATGGCCTTCGCCGAAGTCGCGCTGGGCCAGATCAAATCCCTCCGGCAAACCGCCGTCCCCCGCAACTATGAAATCTGGTACGTCTACGCCACCGGATACAATTCCCCCCTCAACAAGATCATCAACGAGACGCTGGCGCGCAACGGCAAGCTGACCGAGGCCGATCTCGAGCAGATCTACGAGACCTATCTCTCCCAGATCAAGACCACCGACCGCATCGACAAGGTCGGATCGCGCGTGATCGGCGAAATCGACGACGTGATGACGCTGATCGGCGAAGCGCTCGGCATGGCTGCGAGCTATGACGACAGCCTGACGGGTGCGACCCTGAAGCTTTCGGTCGCCCAGAAACCCGACCAGATCAAAGCGATCGTCGAATCGCTGGTGAAGTCCACCCGCGAGATGCGCGAGACCAACAAGGCGCTGGAAGACCGGCTTTCGCTGTCGAAGAACGAAATCAGCAACCTGCAGCAGAGCCTCGAGGCGATCAGGGCCGAAAGCCTGACCGATCCCCTGACCGGACTCGGCAACCGCAAATATTTCGACCGCTCGATTGAGACGGCGGTCCAGAACGCGCTCGCCAGCGGCGAACCGCTTTCACTTCTGATGTTCGATATCGACCACTTCAAATCGTTCAACGATTCCTATGGTCACCTCACCGGCGATCAGGTGCTGCGGCTGGTCGGCATGTCGCTGAAGCAGACTATCAAGGGCCAGGACATCACCGCCCGCTACGGCGGCGAGGAATTCGCGGTGGTGCTGCCCAACACCGCGTTGCGCCAGGCGCTGACGGTCGCCGATCACATCCGCCGCGCCGTCATGGCGAAGGAACTGAAGAAGAAATCCACCGGCGAAATTCTCGGCCGCGTCACCATCTCGGTCGGCGTTTCCATGCTGAAGCCGGGCGACGATACCGACGCGCTGATCGAACGCGCCGATGCCTGCCTCTACGCCGCCAAGCGCAACGGCCGCAACCGCGTGATCTGCGAAGTCGACCCGGAATACGCCGCCGAGACCCAGAGCCAGGTCCAGGTGGCGTGA